A single genomic interval of Streptomyces sp. BA2 harbors:
- a CDS encoding Tex-like N-terminal domain-containing protein, producing the protein MAPLQTSTPASIEGRIAEELGVRERQVKAAVDLLDGGSTVPFIARYRKEATEMLDDAQLRTLEERLRYLRELEERRAAILESVREQGKLTDELEARIRAADTKARLEDIYLPFKPKRRTKAQIAREAGLEPLADGLLGDPSVDPLAAAAAFVDADKGVADPQAALDGARAILAERFSEDADLIGELRERMWVRGRLAAKVREGKEEAGAKFADYFDFAEPFKELPSHRILAMLRGEKEDVLDLVLEPEEATEGPSSYEGMVAHRFGVVDRGRPGDKWLQDTVRWSWRTRILVHLGIDLRLRLRTAAEDEAVRVFASNLRDLLLAAPAGTRATLGLDPGFRTGVKVAVVDATGKVVATDVINPHVPANKWDQSLATLAKLAKEHSVDLIAIGNGTASRETDKLAGELITKHPELNLTKVMVSEAGASVYSASAFASQELPDMDVSLRGAVSIARRLQDPLAELVKIDPKSIGVGQYQHDLSEVKLSRSLDAVVEDCVNGVGVDVNTASAPLLARVSGIGAGLAENIVSHRDANGPFSSRKGLRDVARLGPKAYEQCAGFLRIRGGDDPLDASAVHPEAYPVVRKMAKKTGGEVASLIGDTATLRSLRADEFVDESFGLPTVTDILKELEKPGRDPRPAFKTATFKDGVEKISDLASGMVLEGVVTNVAAFGAFVDIGVHQDGLVHVSALSKTFVKDPRDVVKPGDIVKVKVMDVDIPRKRISLTLRLDDEAAADTSGERPKRGGRPPQQRQQGGQRPQRQGGGGGQRKERQGPPPANDAMADALRRAGLLDPKKR; encoded by the coding sequence GTGGCACCTCTGCAGACGTCCACTCCAGCATCGATCGAAGGCAGGATCGCCGAAGAACTCGGCGTACGGGAGCGGCAGGTGAAGGCCGCCGTCGACCTGCTCGACGGTGGCTCGACGGTGCCCTTCATCGCTCGCTACCGCAAGGAAGCGACCGAGATGCTCGACGACGCGCAGCTGCGCACGCTCGAGGAGCGGCTGCGCTATCTGCGGGAGCTCGAGGAGCGGCGCGCGGCGATCCTCGAATCGGTCCGCGAGCAGGGCAAGCTCACGGACGAGCTCGAGGCGCGGATCCGCGCGGCGGACACCAAGGCGCGCCTTGAGGACATCTACCTGCCGTTCAAGCCGAAGCGGCGTACGAAGGCGCAGATCGCCCGCGAGGCAGGCCTTGAGCCGCTGGCCGACGGCCTGCTCGGCGACCCGTCGGTGGATCCGCTCGCCGCGGCCGCTGCCTTCGTGGACGCCGACAAGGGCGTAGCCGACCCGCAGGCCGCCCTGGACGGGGCGCGCGCGATCCTCGCCGAGCGGTTCTCCGAGGACGCCGACCTGATCGGTGAGCTGCGCGAGCGCATGTGGGTGCGCGGCCGCCTCGCCGCGAAGGTCCGCGAGGGCAAGGAGGAGGCGGGCGCCAAGTTCGCCGACTACTTCGACTTCGCCGAGCCCTTCAAGGAGCTGCCCTCGCACCGCATCCTCGCGATGCTGCGCGGCGAGAAGGAGGACGTCCTCGACCTCGTCCTGGAGCCCGAGGAAGCCACGGAGGGCCCGTCTTCGTACGAGGGGATGGTCGCGCACCGCTTCGGCGTCGTGGACCGCGGCCGCCCTGGCGACAAGTGGCTGCAGGACACGGTGCGTTGGTCCTGGCGGACCCGCATCCTGGTGCACCTGGGGATCGACCTGCGCCTGCGCCTGCGCACGGCCGCCGAGGACGAGGCCGTGCGGGTCTTCGCGTCGAACCTGCGCGACCTGCTCCTGGCCGCACCGGCGGGCACGCGCGCGACGCTGGGGCTCGACCCCGGTTTCCGTACGGGCGTGAAGGTCGCCGTGGTCGACGCGACCGGCAAGGTCGTCGCGACGGACGTCATCAACCCGCACGTCCCGGCGAACAAGTGGGACCAGTCCCTGGCCACGCTCGCGAAGCTCGCCAAGGAGCACTCGGTCGACCTGATCGCGATCGGGAACGGCACGGCGTCGCGCGAGACGGACAAGCTCGCCGGTGAACTCATCACGAAGCACCCGGAGTTGAACCTCACGAAGGTGATGGTCTCCGAAGCGGGCGCCTCGGTGTACTCCGCGTCGGCCTTCGCCTCGCAGGAGCTGCCCGACATGGACGTGTCGCTGCGCGGCGCCGTCTCCATCGCCCGGCGCCTCCAGGACCCGCTCGCCGAGCTGGTGAAGATCGACCCGAAGTCCATCGGCGTCGGCCAGTACCAGCACGACCTCTCCGAGGTGAAGCTGTCCCGCTCCCTTGACGCGGTCGTCGAGGACTGTGTGAACGGCGTCGGCGTGGACGTGAACACCGCGTCCGCTCCGCTGCTCGCCCGAGTCTCCGGCATCGGCGCGGGCCTCGCCGAGAACATCGTGTCGCACCGCGACGCGAACGGCCCCTTCTCCTCCCGCAAGGGCCTCAGGGACGTGGCACGGCTCGGCCCCAAGGCGTACGAGCAGTGTGCGGGCTTCCTGCGCATCCGGGGCGGCGACGACCCGCTGGACGCGTCCGCGGTGCACCCCGAGGCGTATCCGGTGGTGCGCAAGATGGCGAAGAAGACGGGCGGCGAGGTCGCCTCGCTGATCGGCGACACGGCGACGCTGCGCTCGCTCAGGGCGGACGAGTTCGTGGACGAGTCCTTCGGTCTGCCCACGGTGACCGACATCCTCAAGGAGCTGGAGAAGCCAGGGCGCGACCCGCGTCCGGCGTTCAAGACGGCGACCTTCAAGGACGGCGTCGAGAAGATCTCCGACCTCGCGTCCGGGATGGTTCTGGAGGGGGTCGTCACGAACGTGGCGGCGTTCGGCGCCTTCGTGGACATCGGCGTCCACCAGGACGGGCTCGTGCATGTCTCCGCGCTGTCCAAGACGTTCGTCAAGGACCCGCGGGACGTGGTGAAGCCGGGCGACATCGTCAAGGTGAAGGTGATGGACGTCGACATTCCGCGCAAGCGGATCTCGCTGACGCTGCGCCTTGACGACGAGGCCGCGGCGGACACCTCCGGGGAGCGCCCGAAGCGTGGCGGGCGTCCCCCGCAGCAGCGGCAGCAGGGCGGCCAGCGCCCCCAGCGGCAGGGCGGTGGTGGCGGCCAGCGCAAGGAGCGGCAGGGACCGCCGCCGGCCAATGACGCGATGGCGGACGCGCTGCGGCGGGCCGGGTTGCTGGACCCCAAGAAGCGCTGA
- a CDS encoding ABC-F family ATP-binding cassette domain-containing protein: MTATLVAKNLAAGHGDRSLFSALELVVAPGDVIGLVGANGAGKSTLLRLLAGLDTPETGELRLSPPTAAVGHLPQEPDRRPGETIRAFLARRTGVDEAQRTMDEATQGLVDGTPGADDAYALSLERWLALGGADLDERAEEVAASLGLDVGLDQPMTSLSGGQAARAGLASLLLSRYDVFLLDEPTNDLDLAGLERLESFVRGLRAGTVVVSHDREFLTRTVTKVLELDLAQQQVNLYGGGYEAYLEERDVARRHARDEFDEYADKRSALEGRAQMQRSWMDKGVKNARRKAGDNDKIGKNFRSDSSEKQAAKARQTQRMIERLDVVEEPRKEWELQMEIASAPRSGSVVATLRDAEVHRGHFTLGPVSLQIDWADRVAITGANGSGKSTLLGTLLTRIPTDAGHAALGSGVLVGEVDQARALFHGPESLLDAFCAAVPDTEPAEVRTLLAKFGLKAAHVLRPAATLSPGERTRAGLALLQGRGVNLLVLDEPTNHLDLPAIEQLESALDAYEGTLLLVTHDRRMLDAVRVTRRLEVTEGKVTELSP, from the coding sequence ATGACCGCAACCCTCGTCGCCAAGAATCTCGCCGCCGGCCACGGCGACCGCTCCCTCTTCTCCGCCCTGGAGCTGGTCGTCGCCCCCGGCGACGTCATCGGCCTGGTCGGTGCCAACGGCGCCGGCAAGTCGACCCTTCTCCGTCTCCTCGCGGGCCTGGACACCCCGGAGACCGGCGAACTCCGCCTCTCCCCGCCCACCGCGGCTGTCGGCCACCTCCCGCAGGAGCCCGACCGCCGCCCCGGCGAGACCATCCGTGCCTTCCTGGCCCGCCGCACCGGCGTCGACGAAGCCCAGCGGACCATGGACGAGGCCACCCAGGGCCTGGTCGACGGGACCCCGGGAGCGGACGACGCGTACGCGCTCAGCCTGGAGCGCTGGCTGGCGCTCGGCGGCGCCGACCTGGACGAGCGTGCCGAGGAGGTCGCCGCCTCGCTCGGTCTTGACGTCGGTCTCGATCAGCCCATGACCTCCCTTTCCGGCGGCCAGGCCGCCCGCGCCGGCCTCGCCTCGCTGCTCCTGTCCCGCTACGACGTGTTCCTCCTGGACGAGCCGACCAACGACCTCGACCTGGCCGGCCTCGAACGCCTGGAGAGCTTCGTACGCGGACTGCGCGCCGGCACCGTCGTCGTCAGCCACGACCGCGAGTTCCTCACCCGCACCGTCACCAAGGTCCTCGAACTCGACCTCGCCCAGCAGCAGGTCAATCTCTACGGCGGCGGTTACGAGGCCTACCTGGAGGAGCGTGACGTCGCGCGCCGTCACGCCCGCGACGAGTTCGATGAGTACGCCGACAAGAGGTCCGCCCTCGAGGGCCGCGCCCAGATGCAGCGCTCCTGGATGGACAAGGGCGTCAAGAACGCCCGCCGCAAGGCGGGGGACAACGACAAGATCGGCAAGAACTTCCGCAGCGACTCCAGCGAGAAGCAGGCGGCGAAGGCACGCCAGACGCAGCGCATGATCGAGCGGCTCGACGTCGTCGAGGAGCCCCGCAAGGAGTGGGAGCTGCAGATGGAGATCGCGTCGGCGCCGCGCTCCGGCAGCGTCGTCGCCACCCTCCGCGACGCCGAGGTTCACCGCGGCCACTTCACGCTCGGCCCCGTGTCGCTGCAGATCGACTGGGCGGACCGCGTGGCGATCACCGGCGCGAACGGCTCGGGCAAGTCGACCCTGCTCGGCACCCTGCTGACCCGCATCCCCACGGACGCGGGCCACGCGGCCCTCGGCTCCGGCGTGCTCGTCGGCGAGGTGGACCAGGCCCGCGCGCTGTTCCATGGCCCGGAGTCGCTCCTGGACGCGTTCTGCGCGGCCGTGCCCGACACCGAACCGGCCGAAGTCCGCACGCTGCTCGCCAAGTTCGGCCTCAAGGCCGCACACGTCCTGCGCCCGGCGGCCACCCTCTCCCCGGGCGAACGCACCCGGGCGGGCCTCGCGCTGCTCCAGGGCCGGGGCGTCAACCTCCTGGTCCTCGACGAGCCGACGAACCACCTCGACCTGCCCGCCATCGAGCAGCTGGAGTCGGCCCTCGACGCGTACGAGGGCACGCTGCTCCTGGTGACGCACGACCGCAGGATGCTGGACGCCGTCCGCGTCACGCGCCGCCTGGAGGTGACGGAGGGCAAGGTGACCGAGCTGTCACCCTGA
- a CDS encoding M14 family metallopeptidase → MRPRTGLTPRIRTVALACATAALAAPLLTAPAQATPTPPRTGFEESNGARWTSQPEEQKLLAAVDKASDRVSVSRIGTTKQDRPVQLVRIGERPTKNTVLLICSQHGDEPSGRDACLSTIRDLAYAKDKKTRTFLSRTTLLVVPTANPDGRAANTRGNSDGVDINRDHISLQTAEGRALAAVIRDRQPDSIYDLHEYGATPKYYDKDLFDLWPRNLNTDEAVHKEAQTLSKAYVRPAANKSGYTTGTYGIWTDPVTGEPIKQVAGDGQERILRNVSGIKHAAGLLIESRVDPLTDAEKKDEALNNRRRVKSQLAALGGLFSYADERRGQLEAATGAARLEGFRDRGPVYVGGADNDPAEPSEVIQDPPCGYRLDAAQYGDIKDELALHGVKVKKSDKGAYVPMRQSARSLVPLLLDERAPYHLVTGRPDTGC, encoded by the coding sequence ATGAGACCCCGCACCGGCCTCACGCCCCGCATCCGCACCGTGGCGCTCGCCTGCGCCACCGCCGCGCTCGCCGCACCGCTCCTGACCGCGCCCGCGCAGGCGACGCCGACCCCGCCCCGCACCGGATTCGAGGAGAGCAACGGCGCGCGCTGGACCAGCCAGCCCGAGGAGCAGAAGCTTCTCGCCGCCGTCGACAAGGCGAGCGACCGGGTCTCCGTCTCCCGCATCGGCACCACCAAGCAGGACCGGCCCGTGCAGCTGGTCCGCATCGGTGAACGCCCCACGAAGAACACGGTGTTGCTGATCTGCAGCCAGCACGGCGACGAGCCGTCGGGCCGCGACGCGTGTCTTTCGACCATCCGCGACCTGGCGTACGCGAAGGACAAGAAGACCCGCACGTTCCTCTCGCGCACCACGCTCCTCGTCGTCCCGACCGCCAACCCGGACGGCCGCGCCGCGAACACCCGCGGCAACTCCGACGGCGTCGACATCAACCGCGACCACATATCCCTGCAGACCGCGGAGGGCCGAGCCCTGGCCGCCGTCATCCGCGACAGGCAGCCCGACTCCATCTACGACCTGCACGAGTACGGGGCGACCCCGAAGTACTACGACAAGGACCTGTTCGACCTGTGGCCGCGCAACCTCAACACCGACGAGGCGGTGCACAAGGAGGCGCAGACCCTGTCCAAGGCGTACGTCAGGCCCGCCGCCAACAAGTCGGGGTACACGACGGGGACGTACGGAATCTGGACCGACCCCGTGACCGGTGAGCCGATCAAGCAGGTGGCGGGCGACGGCCAGGAGCGCATCCTGCGCAACGTCTCCGGCATCAAGCACGCGGCGGGGCTGCTCATCGAGAGCCGCGTCGACCCGCTCACCGACGCCGAGAAGAAGGACGAGGCGCTGAACAACCGGCGCCGCGTGAAGTCCCAACTCGCCGCGCTCGGCGGCCTGTTCTCCTACGCCGACGAGCGGCGCGGCCAGCTGGAGGCAGCCACCGGGGCGGCCCGCCTCGAAGGCTTCCGTGACCGCGGGCCCGTCTATGTCGGCGGCGCGGACAACGACCCCGCCGAACCGTCCGAAGTGATCCAGGACCCGCCCTGCGGCTACCGGCTCGACGCCGCGCAGTACGGCGACATCAAGGACGAACTCGCCCTGCACGGAGTGAAGGTCAAGAAGAGCGACAAGGGTGCCTACGTACCGATGCGGCAGTCCGCGCGTTCTCTCGTACCGTTGCTTCTCGACGAGCGTGCTCCCTATCACCTGGTCACAGGTCGGCCCGACACCGGCTGTTGA
- a CDS encoding Xaa-Pro dipeptidyl-peptidase: MPIRARRTRLIWRSLLTAALAALLATLLTPGAAQGAPSAPRESKPVYSYESAIRESVWVDTKIDGDDDGKSDRVAVDIVRPREPAQKGRKIPVIMDASPYYSCCGRGNESQKKTYDANGDPVQFPLYYDNYFVPRGYGFVAVDLAGTNRSDGCVDVGGRSDVQSAKAVVDWLNGRARGYTTRTGGKSTKASWTNGDTGMIGKSYDGTIAQGVAATGVRGLKTIVPIGAISSWYDYYFAKGAPLYDSGPEWLSDYVESPEARARCGAVQQRLIDEAPRTGDWTRLWSERDHVPDADKVKASVFAVHGMQDLNVRMKHFGQWWDALADAGVDRKVWLSQTGHVDPFDFRRGEWVRTLHRWFDHELLGYDNGIDREPMADIERAPDRWTTDRVWPPRATDTVKLRPGKGTSPGVGTLGTRPGAGSETFTDDPKLSETDWAAQIDTSTPSKAGFVSKPLGRDLRLSGSSEVTVTATPTTRTAHLSAVLVDLGPDTIRDYASAGEGITTLPERTCWGPSTSGDSSCFKETKAKTADVDYTIFSRGWADLGNWADDHKGRPLTPGKKHTITLDLAASDHVVPKGHRLALIVAGTDKDLIDPPADTPTLAIDLSRTSAKVPLVGGADAFRTSETATPRESRLDGVAPPRPFRPVPGGSTS, translated from the coding sequence ATGCCGATACGTGCGCGACGCACTCGCCTGATCTGGAGATCACTGCTGACGGCGGCCCTCGCCGCCCTGTTGGCCACGCTCTTGACCCCGGGAGCCGCCCAGGGGGCGCCGAGCGCCCCGCGTGAGAGCAAGCCCGTCTACTCGTACGAGAGCGCGATCCGCGAATCCGTCTGGGTCGACACGAAGATCGACGGAGACGACGACGGGAAGTCGGACCGCGTCGCCGTCGACATCGTCCGGCCCCGCGAACCGGCCCAGAAGGGCCGGAAGATACCCGTGATCATGGATGCCAGCCCGTACTACTCCTGCTGCGGGCGCGGCAACGAGAGCCAGAAGAAGACGTACGACGCGAACGGCGACCCGGTCCAGTTCCCGCTCTACTACGACAACTACTTCGTCCCCCGCGGCTATGGATTCGTCGCCGTCGACCTCGCGGGAACGAACCGCTCCGACGGCTGCGTGGACGTCGGGGGCCGCTCCGACGTCCAGTCCGCCAAGGCCGTCGTCGACTGGCTGAACGGCAGGGCCCGCGGCTACACCACCCGCACCGGGGGCAAGAGCACCAAGGCGTCCTGGACGAACGGTGACACCGGCATGATCGGCAAGAGCTACGACGGCACCATCGCGCAGGGCGTGGCCGCCACTGGGGTGCGAGGTCTCAAGACCATCGTGCCGATCGGCGCGATCTCCTCCTGGTACGACTACTACTTCGCCAAGGGCGCCCCGCTCTACGACAGCGGCCCCGAGTGGCTTTCGGACTACGTGGAGAGCCCCGAGGCACGGGCCCGCTGCGGCGCCGTACAGCAGCGGCTGATCGACGAAGCACCCCGCACCGGTGACTGGACCCGGCTGTGGAGCGAGCGCGACCACGTCCCGGACGCGGACAAGGTGAAGGCCAGCGTCTTCGCCGTACACGGCATGCAGGACCTGAACGTCCGGATGAAGCACTTCGGCCAGTGGTGGGACGCGCTCGCCGACGCGGGCGTCGACCGCAAGGTGTGGCTCAGCCAGACCGGTCACGTCGACCCCTTCGACTTCCGCCGCGGTGAGTGGGTGCGCACCCTGCACCGCTGGTTCGACCACGAACTCCTCGGCTACGACAACGGCATCGACCGCGAGCCGATGGCCGACATCGAGCGCGCGCCCGACCGGTGGACCACCGACCGGGTCTGGCCGCCGCGCGCCACGGACACGGTCAAGCTCCGCCCCGGCAAGGGGACTTCACCGGGTGTCGGCACCCTCGGCACACGCCCCGGCGCCGGCAGCGAGACCTTCACCGACGACCCGAAGCTGAGCGAGACCGACTGGGCCGCGCAGATCGACACCTCCACCCCGTCGAAGGCCGGGTTCGTCAGCAAGCCCCTCGGCCGCGACCTGCGCCTCTCCGGCTCCTCCGAGGTGACCGTCACCGCGACCCCGACGACCCGCACCGCCCACCTCTCCGCGGTCCTCGTCGACCTCGGACCCGACACCATCCGCGACTACGCGAGCGCCGGCGAGGGCATCACGACGCTCCCGGAACGCACCTGCTGGGGCCCGAGCACCAGCGGTGACAGCTCCTGCTTCAAGGAGACGAAGGCGAAGACCGCCGACGTCGACTACACGATCTTCAGCCGCGGCTGGGCCGACCTCGGCAACTGGGCCGACGACCACAAGGGCCGCCCCCTCACGCCGGGCAAGAAGCACACCATCACCCTCGACCTGGCCGCGAGCGACCACGTCGTACCGAAGGGCCACCGCCTCGCGCTGATCGTCGCGGGCACCGACAAGGACCTCATCGACCCCCCGGCCGACACCCCGACCCTCGCCATCGACCTCTCCCGTACGTCGGCGAAGGTGCCGCTGGTCGGCGGCGCCGATGCGTTCCGCACCTCCGAGACCGCCACCCCCCGCGAATCCCGTCTCGACGGCGTGGCCCCGCCGCGTCCGTTCCGCCCCGTACCTGGAGGCAGCACTTCATGA
- a CDS encoding oxidoreductase: MSAEYATFGLAPAMRAGGVLANGDYQVHRDFVDFIVNGRPLLFQLSDLDAVSPLASDVPPAIFTHHVRGLLLEAEAPLLDDRHVIYGCPECEGLECGAVTAVIERAPDGTDTYVWRDFAWQTAERADLELNGYHGIGPFRFKGAQYREALRQLLAGGEPAARRRVLLIGARVAVLAKLAAALRTIGVGAEIASDAAGVPPDELRTYGAVAFGRAVPAATRDGVRAAFEGAGLQVAYVDGLAPIIPLLVAQIEHALDRSPLEQRRLTRLGASNGSADVEITSTCRVRLIAYRLDRLSRTQVHEVFDGVLEPGEHRVPLDAKATKGESFVVARTTDSVLTAPIVR; the protein is encoded by the coding sequence ATGTCTGCCGAGTACGCGACCTTCGGTCTGGCACCGGCCATGCGCGCCGGTGGAGTTCTCGCCAATGGTGACTACCAAGTCCACCGGGATTTCGTCGACTTCATCGTGAACGGGCGCCCGCTGCTGTTCCAGCTCTCCGACCTCGACGCCGTCTCCCCGCTCGCCTCCGACGTACCACCCGCGATCTTCACCCATCATGTACGCGGACTCCTCCTGGAGGCCGAAGCGCCCCTGCTCGACGACCGGCACGTCATCTACGGCTGTCCCGAGTGCGAAGGCCTGGAGTGCGGGGCGGTCACGGCGGTCATCGAGCGGGCACCGGACGGCACCGACACCTACGTGTGGCGGGACTTTGCCTGGCAGACGGCCGAGCGCGCCGATCTGGAGCTCAACGGCTACCACGGCATAGGGCCCTTCCGCTTTAAGGGCGCCCAATACCGCGAGGCGCTGCGGCAGTTGCTGGCCGGCGGTGAACCGGCGGCGCGACGCAGGGTGCTCCTGATCGGCGCCCGCGTCGCCGTCCTAGCCAAGCTCGCCGCGGCGCTGCGCACGATCGGTGTCGGCGCCGAGATCGCGTCGGACGCGGCGGGCGTGCCGCCGGACGAGCTGCGGACGTACGGGGCGGTGGCCTTCGGGCGAGCGGTCCCCGCGGCGACGCGCGACGGGGTGCGCGCGGCGTTCGAGGGTGCGGGGCTCCAGGTCGCGTACGTCGACGGCCTGGCCCCGATCATCCCGCTCCTGGTCGCGCAGATAGAACACGCCTTGGACCGCAGCCCGTTGGAGCAGCGCCGCCTCACACGGCTCGGTGCGTCGAACGGCTCGGCGGACGTGGAGATCACCTCGACCTGCCGGGTCCGGCTCATCGCGTACCGCCTGGACAGACTCTCCCGCACCCAGGTCCACGAGGTCTTCGACGGCGTCCTGGAGCCGGGCGAGCACCGCGTGCCACTGGACGCCAAGGCGACGAAGGGGGAGTCGTTCGTGGTGGCACGAACGACGGACAGCGTCCTGACGGCCCCGATAGTGAGGTAG
- a CDS encoding BCCT family transporter, whose amino-acid sequence MTPAPGGRTPQTDRVVFGVTAVLTLAFVVWGAVATDSLESISTDMLNGLMHNGGWFFMLTASGFVVFALWLAISRYGKITLGKEGEEPEFRTVSWVAMMFSAGMGIGLMFYGVSEPLAHFTTPPPGTDPADSAAAMETAMATTLFHWTLHPWAIYAVVGLAIAYSTFRRNRRQTISAVFTPLMGEKRANGGWGRVIDILAIFATLFGSAASLGLGALQIGSGVEVLDWMKDAGTGLLVAIIAILSLAFVASAVSGVEKGVQWLSNINMVLAGLLVLFVFIAGPTVIMLDMLPTSLGAYLNDLPQLIGRTEASSGKGVADWLSGWTVFYWAWWISWTPFVGMFIARISRGRTIRQFVGGVILVPSTVSLIWFAVFGGSAITVRDRGGLEGETTPEAQLFGLLHEYPIATVTSLLVMILVGIFFVSGADAASIVMGTLSQKGALEPGKLVVVFWGMTTGAVAAIMLLIGDGSDDALTGLRNLTILVAAPFTLVMIGMCVALMRDLRHDPLIVRGEHGTEAVEKAVIAGHAQYDGDFEIRIGPSDNGDEEETPAKSV is encoded by the coding sequence ATGACTCCCGCCCCCGGCGGCCGGACTCCACAGACCGACCGGGTCGTGTTCGGAGTGACGGCCGTGCTCACCCTGGCCTTCGTGGTCTGGGGCGCCGTGGCGACGGACTCCCTGGAGAGCATCTCCACGGACATGCTCAACGGCCTGATGCACAACGGCGGCTGGTTCTTCATGCTGACCGCCAGCGGCTTCGTGGTCTTCGCGCTCTGGCTGGCCATCAGCCGGTACGGGAAGATCACCCTGGGCAAGGAGGGTGAGGAACCGGAGTTCCGCACGGTGTCCTGGGTGGCGATGATGTTCAGCGCCGGCATGGGCATCGGCCTGATGTTCTACGGCGTGAGCGAGCCGCTCGCCCACTTCACGACGCCACCGCCGGGCACCGACCCCGCGGACTCGGCGGCGGCGATGGAAACCGCCATGGCCACCACCCTCTTCCACTGGACGCTCCACCCGTGGGCGATCTACGCGGTGGTGGGCCTCGCGATCGCGTACAGCACCTTCCGGCGCAACCGGCGCCAGACGATCAGTGCGGTGTTCACGCCGCTCATGGGCGAGAAGCGCGCCAACGGCGGCTGGGGCCGGGTCATCGACATCCTGGCCATCTTCGCGACGCTGTTCGGCTCGGCGGCGTCCCTCGGTCTCGGCGCGCTGCAGATCGGCAGCGGCGTCGAGGTGCTCGACTGGATGAAGGACGCGGGCACGGGGCTGCTCGTCGCCATCATCGCCATCCTGAGCCTGGCCTTCGTGGCGTCCGCCGTCTCCGGTGTGGAGAAGGGCGTCCAGTGGCTGTCCAACATCAACATGGTGCTCGCCGGACTTCTCGTGCTGTTCGTCTTCATCGCGGGTCCCACGGTCATCATGCTGGACATGCTGCCGACGTCCCTCGGCGCCTACCTCAACGACCTCCCGCAGCTGATCGGCCGCACCGAGGCCTCCAGCGGCAAGGGTGTCGCGGACTGGCTCAGCGGCTGGACCGTCTTCTACTGGGCCTGGTGGATCTCGTGGACGCCCTTCGTGGGCATGTTCATCGCCAGGATCAGCCGGGGACGTACGATCCGTCAGTTCGTCGGCGGCGTCATCCTGGTCCCCAGCACGGTCAGCCTGATCTGGTTCGCCGTCTTCGGCGGCTCCGCCATCACGGTCAGGGACCGGGGCGGCCTGGAGGGCGAGACCACGCCCGAGGCCCAGCTGTTCGGCCTCCTGCACGAGTACCCGATCGCCACGGTCACGAGCCTGCTCGTGATGATCCTCGTGGGCATCTTCTTCGTGTCGGGTGCCGACGCGGCGTCGATCGTGATGGGCACGCTCTCGCAGAAGGGCGCGCTCGAACCGGGCAAGCTCGTCGTCGTCTTCTGGGGCATGACGACGGGAGCCGTCGCCGCGATCATGCTGCTGATCGGTGACGGTTCCGACGACGCTCTCACCGGTCTGCGAAATCTCACGATCCTCGTGGCGGCCCCCTTCACCCTGGTGATGATCGGGATGTGCGTGGCGCTGATGCGGGACCTGCGCCACGACCCGCTGATCGTCCGGGGCGAGCACGGTACGGAGGCCGTCGAGAAGGCCGTGATCGCGGGCCACGCGCAGTACGACGGCGACTTCGAGATCCGCATCGGCCCGAGCGACAACGGTGACGAGGAGGAGACCCCGGCCAAGTCGGTCTGA